Proteins encoded together in one Branchiostoma lanceolatum isolate klBraLanc5 chromosome 11, klBraLanc5.hap2, whole genome shotgun sequence window:
- the LOC136444936 gene encoding uncharacterized protein: protein MVGLRFFLVLCVLCAVEPAELTDTNTRDDVDKEDGVQVLEQVVHYLNPKSRRSIEQETSERCTATGSYCSWCLCKCCSGRCLEDNTMGLGFASRCVPWTQCLEQAARNANKYCRQTRL from the exons ATGGTGGGCCTCCGTTTCTTCCTTGTCCTGTGCGTTTTGTGCGCGGTGGAACCGGCCGAGCTTACAGACACGAACACTAGAG ATGATGTGGATAAAGAAGATGGAGTCCAGGTCCTGGAGCAAGTCGTGCATTACCTGAACCCCAAAAGTCGGAGATCAATTGAACAG GAGACGAGTGAGAGATGTACGGCGACTGGGTCCTACTGTTCCTGGTGTCTGTGTAAGTGCTGCAGCGGGAGATGTCTGGAGGACAACAC GATGGGTCTGGGGTTTGCCAGTAGATGTGTCCCTTGGACGCAGTGTTTGGAGCAGGCGGCCAGGAACGCCAACAAGTACTGCAGGCAGACGAGACTGTGA
- the LOC136444935 gene encoding serine-rich adhesin for platelets-like, producing MGEEAMDQNNRRKGVRKDNFTLSALRLNSKEDRLLDHRKHMLNSESAYVLRMMDVSEKLLVIRFKNLREKLSRQTSKLTEGELETLRRSEIQTPSSRPCYSRHVKTPRSVASTSGHWCSPVASQVPRKRPKSATLVDFAQVAYQKPPKSAPASSRRNNTPASLSASRGDNTPTSLSPCRFDNTPAGLSASRGDNTSTSLFPSRFDNTPAGLSASRGDNTSVSLSPSRFDNTRAGLYMPGSRSNNTPIGLSMSLPVSAAVSPADLSETTRPELVSAPAKLRATEGKTKYLSGPMVELAMEEGRERKQRFEDHRRRMLDRSRVASAGLLQKKDDFLKRLDSMLHDDTDDNILEQIASGQFDEKDADGPDDEERRRERELRRKRRLRFRNIDRNVKTEILAPEEYWKNINKCRYLRQPDGSEDLSGVVTLVSEQRKLFQVWRDST from the coding sequence ATGGGAGAAGAAGCTATGGACCAGAACAACAGGAGAAAGGGGGTGAGAAAGGACAACTTCACCCTGTCCGCTTTGAGATTGAACTCTAAGGAAGACCGTCTCCTGGATCACAGGAAGCACATGCTAAACTCAGAGAGCGCGTACGTCTTAAGAATGATGGACGTGAGTGAAAAACTGCTGGTCATTCGGTTTAAGAATCTCCGTGAGAAGCTTTCCCGCCAGACGTCTAAGTTGACGGAAGGAGAACTGGAGACGCTCAGAAGATCGGAGATTCAAACGCCGTCTAGTAGACCATGTTACAGTCGTCATGTAAAAACTCCTCGCAGTGTAGCGTCAACGTCCGGACACTGGTGTTCTCCAGTGGCGTCGCAGGTACCGAGAAAGCGGCCAAAGTCGGCTACCTTGGTAGACTTCGCTCAGGTGGCTTATCAAAAACCGCCCAAGTCTGCACCAGCGTCGAGCCGGAGGAACAACACGCCCGCCAGCCTGTCTGCCAGCCGGGGCGACAACACGCCTACCAGCCTGTCTCCCTGTCGGTTCGACAACACGCCGGCTGGATTGTCTGCCAGCCGGGGCGACAACACGTCCACCAGCCTGTTTCCCAGTCGGTTCGACAACACGCCGGCTGGATTGTCTGCCAGTCGGGGCGACAACACGTCCGTCAGCCTGTCTCCCAGCCGGTTCGACAATACGCGCGCTGGCCTATACATGCCTGGAAGCCGGAGTAACAACACGCCCATCGGCTTGTCTATGTCTTTGCCCGTCAGCGCGGCGGTTTCTCCTGCCGATCTCTCTGAAACCACCCGCCCAGAGCTGGTTTCAGCGCCCGCCAAGCTGCGAGCCACGGAAGGTAAGACAAAGTACTTGTCTGGACCCATGGTCGAGTTGGCAATGGAGGAAGGCCGGGAGCGTAAGCAGAGGTTTGAAGACCACCGCAGGAGAATGCTAGACCGTAGTCGAGTCGCCAGTGCCGGCCTCCTACAAAAAAAGGACGACTTTCTAAAGCGTCTGGACAGCATGTTACACGACGATACAGACGACAACATACTCGAACAGATCGCGTCCGGACAGTTCGACGAGAAAGACGCGGACGGACCCGACGACGAGGAGAGACGCAGAGAAAGAGAACTCAGGCGGAAACGACGCCTTCGGTTCAGGAACATAGACAGAAACGTGAAAACGGAAATTTTGGCTCCGGAAGAATACTGGAAAAATATCAACAAATGCCGGTATCTGAGACAACCCGACGGGTCAGAGGACCTATCGGGAGTTGTCACCTTAGTTAGCGAACAGAGGAAACTGTTTCAAGTCTGGAGAGACTCTACCTAA
- the LOC136444506 gene encoding tetratricopeptide repeat protein 33-like isoform X1, whose translation MSTYVVEQDIFSMTSFGWKRKVGENVTKPPSAFSPGEQLENEHEVNPDEVDWLHAVKIRRAVDGLLEDGLTKANRLKQEGCLLAESQRYWEAIRRWEDALELTPDDAALHEMKAQAYMEVHEVFPAVQAAEKAVTLDPRWWVAYQTLGRTQVGLGDLKLAISNFSKAIHLNPACSEELWEDDLKWACSLLEEKRELERKAEEEEKEGTAGVSGELDMEHDDDYWYPQLPNAPLAVGEASATEDTDAPVLDRYQRHLGRFQSRCRTSTDR comes from the exons ATGTCTACCTACGTTGTTGAACAAG ACATTTTCAGCATGACGTCATTTGGCTGGAAGAGAAAAGTCGGAGAAAATGTCACCAAACCTCCGTCAGCGTTCAGTCCAGGGGAACAGCTGGAAAATGAACATGAA GTGAACCCAGATGAAGTAGACTGGCTCCATGCAGTGAAGATCCGGAGGGCGGTAGATGGACTGTTGGAGGACGGTCTCACCAAGGCAAACAGACTCAAGCAGGAAGGGTGTCTCCTGGCCGAAAGTCAGAG aTACTGGGAAGCTATCAGGAGGTGGGAGGATGCCCTCGAGCTCACACCAGATGATGCAGCACTGCATGAGATGAAGGCCCAG GCGTACATGGAGGTACATGAAGTTTTCCCAGCAGTCCAGGCTGCAGAGAAAgctgtgacccttgacccaagATGGTGGGTGGCATACCAAACTCTGGGAAGGACGCAAGTTGGACTTGGTGACCTCAAACTT GCAATTTCCAACTTTTCAAAAGCCATCCACCTCAACCCTGCCTGCAGCGAGGAACTATGGGAAGATGACCTAAAATGGGCGTGTTCCCTGTTGGAGGAAAAAAGAGAACTCGAGAGAAAAgcggaagaagaggaaaaagaagGGACTGCTGGGGTGTCCGGTGAACTGGACATGGAACATGAT GATGACTACTGGTACCCACAGCTTCCCAATGCTCCCCTCGCTGTTGGTGAAGCATCTGCTACTGAAGACACAGATGCACCTGTACTGGACAGGTATCAGAGACACCTGGGCAgatttcaaagcagatgtaggaCAAGTACAGACAGATGA
- the LOC136444506 gene encoding tetratricopeptide repeat protein 33-like isoform X2, which produces MTSFGWKRKVGENVTKPPSAFSPGEQLENEHEVNPDEVDWLHAVKIRRAVDGLLEDGLTKANRLKQEGCLLAESQRYWEAIRRWEDALELTPDDAALHEMKAQAYMEVHEVFPAVQAAEKAVTLDPRWWVAYQTLGRTQVGLGDLKLAISNFSKAIHLNPACSEELWEDDLKWACSLLEEKRELERKAEEEEKEGTAGVSGELDMEHDDDYWYPQLPNAPLAVGEASATEDTDAPVLDRYQRHLGRFQSRCRTSTDR; this is translated from the exons ATGACGTCATTTGGCTGGAAGAGAAAAGTCGGAGAAAATGTCACCAAACCTCCGTCAGCGTTCAGTCCAGGGGAACAGCTGGAAAATGAACATGAA GTGAACCCAGATGAAGTAGACTGGCTCCATGCAGTGAAGATCCGGAGGGCGGTAGATGGACTGTTGGAGGACGGTCTCACCAAGGCAAACAGACTCAAGCAGGAAGGGTGTCTCCTGGCCGAAAGTCAGAG aTACTGGGAAGCTATCAGGAGGTGGGAGGATGCCCTCGAGCTCACACCAGATGATGCAGCACTGCATGAGATGAAGGCCCAG GCGTACATGGAGGTACATGAAGTTTTCCCAGCAGTCCAGGCTGCAGAGAAAgctgtgacccttgacccaagATGGTGGGTGGCATACCAAACTCTGGGAAGGACGCAAGTTGGACTTGGTGACCTCAAACTT GCAATTTCCAACTTTTCAAAAGCCATCCACCTCAACCCTGCCTGCAGCGAGGAACTATGGGAAGATGACCTAAAATGGGCGTGTTCCCTGTTGGAGGAAAAAAGAGAACTCGAGAGAAAAgcggaagaagaggaaaaagaagGGACTGCTGGGGTGTCCGGTGAACTGGACATGGAACATGAT GATGACTACTGGTACCCACAGCTTCCCAATGCTCCCCTCGCTGTTGGTGAAGCATCTGCTACTGAAGACACAGATGCACCTGTACTGGACAGGTATCAGAGACACCTGGGCAgatttcaaagcagatgtaggaCAAGTACAGACAGATGA